A region of Streptomyces sp. NBC_01788 DNA encodes the following proteins:
- a CDS encoding GNAT family N-acetyltransferase: MGRRLVPLTLDNLQDLPQRCRACVFWELDPVSGEAALKAGTVTAEKEAWISAVLLDWGSCGRVVYVDDVPVGFVLYAPPAYVPRSTAFPTSPVSPDAVQLMTAFIMPGYQGQGLGRVMVQTVAKDLLRRGFKAIEAFGDARWKEPACVLPADHLLAVGFKTVRHHPAHPRLRLELRSTLSWKEDVEMAIDRLLGAVQKEPALRPL, from the coding sequence ATGGGCCGTCGGCTCGTACCGCTCACGCTGGACAACCTTCAAGACCTCCCCCAGCGCTGCCGTGCGTGTGTCTTCTGGGAGCTGGACCCCGTCAGTGGTGAGGCAGCGCTGAAGGCCGGCACGGTCACGGCGGAAAAGGAAGCGTGGATCTCCGCCGTCCTGCTGGACTGGGGATCCTGCGGTCGGGTCGTCTACGTCGACGACGTGCCCGTGGGTTTCGTGCTCTACGCTCCCCCCGCCTATGTCCCTCGTTCCACGGCCTTTCCCACGAGCCCCGTCTCTCCGGACGCCGTGCAGCTGATGACCGCGTTCATCATGCCGGGCTACCAGGGGCAGGGGCTGGGTCGTGTCATGGTCCAGACGGTTGCGAAGGATCTGCTGCGGCGGGGCTTCAAGGCCATTGAGGCATTCGGGGACGCCCGCTGGAAGGAGCCCGCCTGCGTGCTCCCCGCCGACCATCTGCTGGCCGTGGGGTTCAAAACGGTCCGGCACCATCCAGCCCATCCGCGGCTTCGGCTGGAGTTGCGGTCGACGCTGTCCTGGAAGGAAGACGTGGAGATGGCGATCGACCGGCTTCTGGGAGCGGTGCAGAAGGAACCGGCGCTGAGGCCGCTGTAA
- a CDS encoding ParB/RepB/Spo0J family partition protein has product MSERRRGLGRGLGALIPAAPTGEKPPAPATAGGAGSASSSAVPVLTGDRGDRGVAAKVTTLPSVSRETVQPQASSSAEVTASVMGAHFAEIPLDAITPNPRQPREVFDEDALAELVTSIQEVGLLQPVVVRQLGPARYELIMGERRWRACREAGLAAIPAIVRATDDEKLLLDALLENLHRAQLNPLEEAAAYDQLLRDFNCTHDQLADRIGRSRPQVSNTLRLLKLSPAVQRRVAAGVLSAGHARALLSVEDSEEQDRLAHRIVAEGLSVRAVEEIVTLMGSRPTAAPRSKGPRAGGRVSPALSDLATRLSDRFETRVKVDLGQKKGKITVEFASMEDLERILGTLAPGEGPVMQQSLLDGEEPEEETEG; this is encoded by the coding sequence GTGAGTGAGCGACGGAGGGGGTTGGGTCGCGGTCTCGGCGCGCTGATCCCCGCTGCCCCGACCGGGGAGAAGCCGCCGGCTCCGGCGACGGCAGGAGGCGCGGGCTCCGCGTCGTCCTCGGCTGTCCCGGTGCTGACGGGTGACCGCGGTGACCGGGGGGTGGCGGCGAAGGTGACCACGCTGCCCTCTGTTTCACGTGAAACAGTGCAGCCGCAGGCGAGCAGCTCGGCTGAGGTGACCGCGTCGGTGATGGGCGCCCACTTCGCCGAGATCCCCCTCGACGCCATCACGCCCAATCCGCGCCAGCCGCGTGAGGTCTTCGACGAGGACGCGCTGGCCGAGCTCGTCACCTCCATCCAGGAGGTCGGGCTTCTCCAGCCCGTCGTCGTCCGGCAGCTCGGCCCGGCGCGCTATGAGCTCATCATGGGTGAGCGGCGCTGGCGGGCCTGCCGTGAGGCAGGGCTCGCGGCCATCCCGGCGATCGTGCGCGCGACGGATGACGAGAAGCTTCTCCTGGACGCCCTGCTGGAGAACCTGCACCGGGCCCAGCTGAACCCGCTGGAAGAGGCAGCCGCCTACGACCAGCTGCTGAGGGACTTCAACTGCACGCACGACCAGCTGGCGGACCGGATCGGCCGGTCCCGCCCGCAGGTCTCCAACACCCTGCGTCTGCTGAAGCTCTCGCCGGCCGTGCAGCGCCGGGTCGCCGCCGGAGTTCTTTCGGCGGGACATGCGCGGGCGCTGCTCTCCGTCGAGGACTCGGAGGAGCAGGACCGGCTTGCCCATCGGATCGTCGCCGAGGGACTGTCGGTGCGGGCGGTCGAGGAGATCGTGACCTTGATGGGGTCGCGGCCGACGGCGGCCCCTCGGTCCAAGGGGCCGCGTGCCGGAGGTCGGGTCTCCCCGGCCCTGTCCGACCTCGCGACGCGTCTGTCCGACCGTTTTGAGACGCGGGTGAAGGTCGACCTGGGGCAGAAGAAGGGCAAGATCACCGTCGAGTTCGCCTCCATGGAGGACCTGGAGCGCATCCTCGGCACGCTGGCTCCGGGCGAGGGCCCGGTCATGCAGCAGAGTCTTCTGGACGGCGAAGAGCCGGAGGAGGAGACGGAGGGCTGA
- a CDS encoding ParA family protein has protein sequence MGGSVHCEPEVEESESLRSDANIAGPMTDPVPGPRTESMGEDVSRETPPPMDDTPIGRAAQLAVEALGRAGEGLPQPEQTRVMVVANQKGGVGKTTTTVNLAASLALHGARVLVVDLDPQGNASTALGIDHHADVPSIYDVLVESRPLAEVVQPVPDVEGLFCAPATIDLAGAEIELVSLVARESRLERAIQAYEQPLDYILIDCPPSLGLLTVNALVAGQEVLIPIQCEYYALEGLGQLLRNVDLVRGHLNPTLHVSTILLTMYDGRTRLASQVAEEVRSHFGEEVLRTSIPRSVRISEAPSYGQTVLTYDPGSSGALSYLEAAREIALRGVGVSYDATHAHVSAQGDPNMVEGIQ, from the coding sequence ATGGGAGGCTCTGTGCATTGCGAGCCTGAAGTCGAGGAGAGTGAATCCTTGCGGTCCGACGCCAACATTGCGGGACCGATGACCGATCCGGTCCCCGGTCCCCGTACCGAATCGATGGGGGAGGATGTTTCACGTGAAACGCCGCCCCCGATGGACGACACTCCCATCGGTCGTGCTGCCCAACTGGCGGTCGAGGCTCTGGGCCGCGCCGGCGAGGGTCTGCCCCAGCCCGAACAGACCCGAGTCATGGTGGTGGCCAACCAGAAGGGTGGCGTGGGCAAGACGACGACGACCGTCAACCTTGCCGCCTCGCTGGCTCTGCACGGTGCCCGTGTCCTGGTGGTCGACCTCGACCCGCAGGGCAATGCCTCCACGGCGCTGGGCATCGACCATCACGCCGACGTCCCCTCCATCTACGACGTCCTGGTGGAGAGCAGGCCGCTGGCCGAGGTCGTCCAGCCCGTCCCCGATGTCGAGGGTCTCTTCTGCGCCCCTGCCACGATCGATCTCGCCGGTGCGGAGATCGAGCTGGTGTCCCTGGTGGCGCGGGAGAGCCGGCTTGAGCGGGCGATCCAGGCCTACGAGCAGCCGCTGGACTACATCCTCATCGACTGCCCGCCCTCGCTCGGCCTGCTGACGGTCAACGCGCTCGTCGCCGGCCAGGAGGTTCTCATCCCGATTCAGTGCGAGTACTACGCGCTGGAGGGCCTGGGGCAGCTGCTCCGCAACGTCGACCTGGTCCGGGGGCATCTGAACCCCACCCTGCATGTGTCGACCATCCTGCTCACCATGTACGACGGCCGGACGCGCCTGGCGTCCCAGGTCGCGGAAGAGGTGCGCAGCCACTTCGGTGAGGAGGTGCTGCGGACGAGCATTCCTCGCTCGGTCCGTATCTCCGAGGCGCCGAGCTACGGGCAGACGGTGCTGACTTACGATCCAGGGTCAAGCGGTGCCCTCTCCTATCTGGAGGCGGCACGAGAAATCGCGCTGAGGGGCGTCGGTGTCAGCTACGACGCCACGCACGCCCACGTCAGCGCACAGGGTGATCCGAACATGGTGGAGGGGATTCAGTGA
- the rsmG gene encoding 16S rRNA (guanine(527)-N(7))-methyltransferase RsmG yields the protein MTAEAELPPAPEQARDVFGDRFTDAVRYAELLAEAGVQRGLIGPREVPRLWERHLLNCAVLSEVVPEGVTVCDVGSGAGLPGIPLALVREDLKITLLEPLLRRTNFLTEVVELLGLDHVTVVRGRAEEVMGQLPPVHVVTARAVAPLDRLATWGIPLLRPYGEMLALKGDTAEEELKSAATALSKLGAVETSILHVGEGVVDPCSTVVRVEVGESPGGVRFAAKRAKAARTGRTRRRR from the coding sequence GTGACGGCGGAAGCGGAGCTCCCCCCTGCGCCCGAGCAGGCACGTGACGTATTTGGTGATCGCTTCACGGATGCGGTCCGGTACGCCGAGCTGCTGGCCGAGGCAGGAGTGCAGCGAGGGCTGATCGGCCCGCGTGAGGTACCCCGTCTGTGGGAGCGGCATCTGCTGAACTGTGCCGTGCTCTCGGAGGTGGTTCCCGAGGGCGTGACGGTGTGCGACGTGGGCTCGGGCGCCGGTCTGCCGGGCATTCCCCTGGCCCTGGTCCGCGAGGACCTGAAGATCACGCTGCTGGAGCCGCTGCTGCGGCGCACCAACTTTCTCACCGAGGTCGTGGAGCTGCTGGGTCTCGACCACGTCACCGTTGTCCGGGGCCGTGCCGAGGAAGTGATGGGCCAGCTTCCGCCGGTCCACGTGGTCACCGCTCGCGCGGTGGCGCCGCTGGACCGCCTGGCGACGTGGGGCATCCCGCTGCTGCGTCCCTACGGGGAGATGCTGGCCCTCAAGGGGGACACCGCCGAGGAGGAGCTGAAGAGCGCGGCCACTGCGCTGAGCAAGCTCGGCGCGGTGGAGACGTCCATCCTGCATGTGGGTGAGGGCGTCGTGGATCCGTGCTCCACCGTCGTGCGGGTCGAGGTCGGGGAGAGCCCGGGTGGCGTGCGCTTCGCGGCCAAGCGGGCGAAGGCGGCGCGGACGGGTCGGACACGACGGCGCCGATAG
- a CDS encoding Jag family protein, whose translation MTEGTTSAAAEGADALTRLEQEGEIAADYLEGLLDIADLDGDIDMDVEADRASVSIISDSSGRDLQKLVGRDGEVLEALQELTRLAVHRETGDRSRLMLDIAGYRAKKRTELSELGAKAAAEAKSSGEPVKMQPMTPFERKVVHDAVKAAGLRSESEGEEPQRFVVVLPA comes from the coding sequence GTGACGGAAGGCACCACCTCCGCCGCTGCCGAGGGCGCGGACGCCCTGACCCGCCTGGAGCAGGAGGGCGAGATCGCGGCGGACTACCTCGAGGGTCTACTGGACATCGCCGACCTCGACGGTGACATCGACATGGATGTCGAGGCCGACCGCGCCTCTGTCTCGATCATCAGTGACAGCAGCGGTCGCGACCTGCAGAAGCTGGTCGGCCGGGACGGCGAGGTGCTGGAGGCACTGCAGGAGCTCACGCGCCTGGCCGTGCACCGGGAGACCGGCGACCGCAGCCGTCTGATGCTGGACATCGCGGGCTACCGCGCCAAGAAGCGGACCGAGCTGTCCGAGCTGGGCGCGAAGGCCGCCGCCGAGGCCAAGAGCAGTGGCGAGCCGGTGAAGATGCAGCCGATGACTCCGTTCGAGCGCAAGGTCGTGCACGACGCGGTCAAGGCCGCCGGCCTGCGCAGCGAGTCGGAGGGCGAGGAGCCGCAGCGCTTCGTCGTCGTGCTTCCCGCCTGA
- the yidC gene encoding membrane protein insertase YidC — protein MDTIASLFSFITTPVSWVIVQFHTVYGTIFGPDTGWAWGLSIVSLVILIRICLIPLFVKQIKATRAMQTLQPEMKKIQERYKNDKQRQSEEMMKLYKESGTNPLSSCLPILAQSPFFFALYHVLNGIATGKTIGVIDDQLLASARKAHIVGAPLAAKFMDSTDKVTALGATLTDVRVVTAVMIILMSASQFYTQRQLMTKNVDTTVKTPFMQQQKMLMYVFPVMFAIFGINFPVGVLVYWLTTNVWTMGQQMYVIHNNPTPGSKAQAAYLERLFKHVSHHGKTRNRREKAIVKAIVVKGRDRNEFERKFINGLNKAGLAAQSDGSVMMGDSAAVAQAEDGTTATATAPRRQQPKRQSKAQRQSGGTKPAEEATESLSLTKSDEPEDAPAAAGKNAASKPGNGTRSKAQSGQRKGPQRPKSPSKK, from the coding sequence GTGGACACGATTGCCAGCCTCTTCAGCTTCATCACGACACCCGTTTCCTGGGTCATCGTCCAGTTCCACACGGTGTACGGCACGATCTTCGGCCCTGACACCGGGTGGGCCTGGGGCCTGTCCATCGTGTCCTTGGTGATTCTGATCCGCATCTGCCTGATTCCGCTCTTCGTGAAGCAGATCAAGGCGACCCGGGCCATGCAGACGCTCCAGCCCGAGATGAAGAAGATCCAGGAGCGCTACAAGAACGACAAGCAGCGTCAGTCCGAAGAGATGATGAAGCTGTACAAGGAGTCGGGTACCAACCCGCTCTCCTCGTGCCTTCCCATCCTGGCGCAGTCGCCGTTCTTCTTCGCCCTGTACCACGTGCTCAACGGCATCGCGACGGGCAAGACGATCGGCGTCATCGACGATCAGCTGCTGGCCAGTGCCCGTAAGGCGCACATCGTGGGGGCGCCGCTCGCTGCGAAGTTCATGGACAGCACCGACAAGGTCACCGCGCTCGGCGCCACGCTGACCGACGTCCGCGTGGTGACCGCAGTCATGATCATCCTGATGTCGGCGTCGCAGTTCTACACGCAGCGCCAGCTGATGACGAAGAACGTCGACACGACGGTGAAGACGCCGTTCATGCAGCAGCAGAAGATGCTGATGTACGTCTTCCCGGTCATGTTCGCCATCTTCGGCATCAACTTCCCCGTCGGTGTCCTCGTCTACTGGCTGACCACCAACGTGTGGACCATGGGCCAGCAGATGTACGTCATCCACAACAACCCCACCCCGGGTTCCAAGGCCCAGGCCGCCTATCTGGAGCGGCTCTTCAAGCACGTCTCGCACCATGGCAAGACCCGCAACCGGCGGGAGAAGGCCATCGTCAAGGCGATCGTGGTCAAGGGTCGTGACCGCAACGAGTTCGAGCGCAAGTTCATCAACGGTCTGAACAAGGCGGGTCTCGCGGCCCAGTCGGACGGCTCCGTGATGATGGGCGACAGCGCCGCCGTCGCGCAGGCCGAGGACGGTACGACCGCCACCGCCACCGCTCCCCGGCGCCAGCAGCCCAAGCGGCAGAGCAAGGCGCAGCGTCAGTCGGGCGGCACGAAGCCGGCCGAGGAGGCGACGGAGTCCCTGTCGCTGACCAAGTCCGACGAGCCGGAGGACGCTCCGGCCGCGGCCGGCAAGAACGCCGCCTCGAAGCCCGGCAACGGCACCCGCAGCAAGGCCCAGTCCGGACAGCGCAAGGGTCCGCAGCGGCCCAAGTCCCCGTCCAAGAAGTAA
- the yidD gene encoding membrane protein insertion efficiency factor YidD, producing the protein MKYPLLALIKLYQWTISPLLGPVCKYYPSCSHYGYTAIDRHGAIKGTALTAWRILRCNPWSLGGVDHVPPRKRPRWHEMLRDAWRARRGGSSAAETATDGKMPAVPAAETSSHAQGA; encoded by the coding sequence ATGAAGTACCCGCTGCTGGCTTTGATCAAGCTGTACCAGTGGACCATCAGCCCGTTGCTCGGGCCGGTGTGCAAGTACTACCCGTCGTGTTCCCACTACGGCTACACGGCCATCGACCGGCACGGTGCGATCAAGGGAACGGCGCTCACAGCGTGGCGCATCCTACGGTGCAATCCGTGGTCGCTCGGCGGTGTGGACCATGTTCCGCCGCGCAAGCGTCCGCGGTGGCACGAAATGCTGCGTGACGCCTGGCGTGCGCGCAGGGGCGGGTCCTCCGCCGCCGAAACGGCCACCGACGGGAAGATGCCGGCGGTCCCGGCCGCAGAGACCTCGTCCCATGCCCAAGGAGCATGA
- the rnpA gene encoding ribonuclease P protein component codes for MLPTENRLRRREDFATAVRRGRRAGRPLLVVHLRSGATDPHAPGESAPPSRAGFVVSKAVGGAVVRNAVKRRLRHLMRDRVALLPPGSLVVVRALPGAGDADHAQLARDLDAALRRLLGGGTR; via the coding sequence GTGCTGCCCACCGAGAACCGGCTGAGGCGGCGCGAGGACTTCGCGACCGCGGTACGACGAGGGCGTCGAGCCGGACGCCCGCTTCTCGTCGTCCATCTACGCAGCGGTGCCACGGACCCGCACGCGCCAGGGGAGAGCGCTCCCCCGTCGCGTGCGGGTTTCGTCGTGAGCAAGGCGGTGGGCGGCGCGGTCGTCCGCAACGCGGTGAAGCGCAGACTTCGCCATCTGATGCGCGACCGAGTCGCCTTGCTGCCCCCCGGTAGCCTGGTAGTCGTACGAGCGCTGCCCGGTGCGGGCGACGCCGACCACGCACAGCTGGCCCGAGACCTGGATGCCGCCCTTCGACGGCTGCTGGGAGGGGGCACGCGATGA
- the rpmH gene encoding 50S ribosomal protein L34, with protein sequence MSKRTFQPNNRRRAKTHGFRLRMRTRAGRAILASRRSKGRARLSA encoded by the coding sequence GTGAGCAAGCGCACCTTCCAGCCGAACAACCGTCGTCGCGCGAAGACCCACGGCTTCCGGCTGCGTATGCGCACCCGTGCCGGCCGCGCGATTCTCGCGTCTCGCCGTAGCAAGGGTCGCGCCCGTCTGTCCGCCTGA
- the dnaA gene encoding chromosomal replication initiator protein DnaA has product MADVPADLAAVWPRVLEQLLGEGRVHGVEAKDEHWIRRCQPLALVADTALLAVPNEFAKGVLEGRLAPAVSESLSRECGRPIRIAITVDSSVGESQAPAPAPAPRYEDQELPTGQGGGYEGYGRRRADAHRPARPDQYPGGQGDQMPPHRTGAQPADGGDHLPTARPAYPSEYAEYQRPEPGAWPRHHQDDYGWQQQRLGFPERDPYASPSQDAYGPQETGYGHQDAYGPAKDSYAQDYRSPSMERPPYDQPRSDYDPSRGDYDARDARDYDQRDTGHREQPEPAGPGHARRGGPHGPHGAPGPLAAQPAPAAGPVEPTARLNPKYLFDTFVIGASNRFAHAAAVAVAEAPAKAYNPLFIYGESGLGKTHLLHAIGHYARSLYPGTRVRYVSSEEFTNEFINSIRDGKGDSFRKRYREMDILLVDDIQFLADKESTQEEFFHTFNTLHNANKQIVLSSDRPPKQLVTLEDRLRNRFEWGLITDVQPPELETRIAILRKKAVQEQLNAPPEVLEFIASRISRNIRELEGALIRVTAFASLNRQPVDLGLTEIVLKDLIPGGEDSTPEITAPAIMASTADYFGLTVEDLCGTSRGRQLVTARQIAMYLCRELTDLSLPKIGAQFGGRDHTTVMHADRKIRALMAERRSIYNQVTELTNRIKNG; this is encoded by the coding sequence GTGGCTGACGTACCTGCCGATCTTGCCGCAGTGTGGCCACGGGTTCTTGAGCAGCTTCTCGGCGAGGGACGCGTACACGGCGTCGAGGCGAAGGACGAACACTGGATCCGGCGCTGCCAGCCGCTCGCGCTGGTCGCGGACACCGCGCTGCTCGCGGTGCCGAACGAATTCGCCAAGGGCGTACTCGAAGGGCGCCTCGCCCCGGCCGTCAGCGAGTCGCTGAGCCGCGAGTGCGGCCGCCCGATCCGCATCGCGATCACCGTCGACAGCTCTGTGGGCGAGTCCCAGGCCCCCGCGCCCGCCCCGGCGCCGCGCTACGAGGACCAGGAGCTGCCCACGGGCCAGGGCGGCGGCTACGAGGGCTACGGCAGGCGCCGGGCGGACGCCCACCGTCCCGCCCGCCCCGACCAGTACCCGGGTGGCCAGGGCGACCAGATGCCGCCCCATCGCACGGGCGCCCAGCCGGCGGACGGCGGCGACCACCTCCCGACCGCCCGTCCCGCCTACCCCTCGGAGTACGCCGAGTACCAGCGTCCCGAGCCCGGCGCCTGGCCGCGCCACCACCAGGACGACTACGGGTGGCAGCAGCAGCGGCTCGGCTTCCCGGAGCGGGACCCCTACGCCTCGCCGTCCCAGGACGCCTACGGCCCGCAGGAGACCGGGTACGGCCACCAGGACGCGTACGGGCCGGCCAAGGACTCCTACGCGCAGGACTACCGCTCCCCGTCGATGGAGCGCCCGCCGTACGACCAGCCGCGCTCCGACTACGACCCGTCCCGCGGCGATTACGATGCCCGTGACGCCCGTGACTACGACCAGCGCGACACCGGCCACCGCGAGCAGCCGGAGCCGGCCGGCCCCGGTCATGCGCGCCGCGGCGGCCCCCACGGCCCCCACGGCGCCCCCGGCCCGCTGGCCGCGCAGCCCGCACCGGCGGCCGGACCCGTCGAGCCGACCGCGCGCCTGAACCCCAAGTACCTCTTCGACACGTTCGTCATCGGCGCGTCCAACCGCTTCGCGCACGCGGCCGCGGTCGCCGTCGCCGAGGCACCCGCCAAGGCGTACAACCCACTGTTCATCTACGGGGAGTCCGGGCTCGGCAAGACGCACCTGCTGCACGCGATCGGCCACTACGCGCGCAGCCTGTACCCGGGCACGCGCGTGCGCTACGTGAGCTCCGAGGAGTTCACCAACGAGTTCATCAACTCCATCCGCGACGGCAAGGGCGACAGCTTCCGCAAGCGGTACCGCGAGATGGACATCCTGCTCGTCGACGACATCCAGTTCCTCGCGGACAAGGAGTCGACGCAGGAGGAGTTCTTCCACACCTTCAACACCCTCCACAACGCCAACAAGCAGATCGTGCTCTCCAGCGACCGGCCGCCCAAGCAGCTCGTGACGCTGGAGGACCGGCTGCGCAACCGGTTCGAGTGGGGGCTGATCACCGACGTCCAGCCGCCCGAGCTGGAGACGCGTATCGCGATCCTGCGCAAGAAGGCGGTGCAGGAGCAGCTGAACGCCCCGCCCGAGGTGCTGGAGTTCATCGCCTCGCGGATCTCGCGCAACATCCGCGAGCTGGAGGGCGCGCTGATCCGGGTGACGGCGTTCGCCTCGCTCAACCGGCAGCCGGTGGACCTGGGCCTGACGGAAATCGTCCTGAAGGACCTCATCCCCGGCGGCGAGGACTCGACCCCCGAGATCACCGCGCCGGCCATCATGGCGTCGACCGCGGACTACTTCGGCCTCACGGTCGAGGACCTTTGCGGCACCTCGCGCGGCCGCCAGCTGGTCACGGCCCGCCAGATCGCCATGTACCTGTGCCGCGAGCTGACCGACCTGTCGCTGCCGAAGATCGGCGCGCAGTTCGGCGGCCGCGACCACACCACCGTGATGCACGCGGACCGCAAGATCCGCGCGCTGATGGCCGAGCGGCGCTCCATCTACAACCAGGTCACGGAGCTGACCAACCGCATCAAGAACGGCTGA
- the dnaN gene encoding DNA polymerase III subunit beta, which translates to MKIRVERDVLAEAVAWAARSLPARPPAPVLAGLLLKAEDGQLSLSSFDYEVSARVSVEAEVEEEGTVLVSGRLLADISRALPNRPVEISTDGVRATVVCGSSRFTLHTLPVEEYPALPQMPNATGTVPGEVFASAVQQVAIAAGRDDTLPVLTGVRIEIEGDTVTLASTDRYRFAVREFLWKPENPDASAVALVPAKTLLDTAKALTSGDSVILALSGSGSGEGLIGFEGAGRRTTTRLLEGDLPKYRTLFPTEFNSVAVIETAPFVEAVKRVALVAERNTPVRLSFEQGVLILEAGSSDDAQAVERVDAQLEGDDISIAFNPTFLLDGLSAIDSPVAQLSFTTSTKPALLSGKPAVDAEADEAYKYLIMPVRLSG; encoded by the coding sequence GTGAAGATCCGGGTGGAACGCGACGTACTCGCGGAGGCAGTGGCGTGGGCGGCACGCAGCCTGCCGGCCCGTCCGCCGGCGCCTGTTCTCGCCGGCCTGCTGCTCAAGGCGGAGGACGGCCAGCTGAGCCTGTCCAGCTTCGACTACGAGGTCTCGGCGCGTGTGTCCGTGGAGGCCGAGGTCGAGGAGGAGGGCACGGTCCTCGTCTCCGGCCGCCTGCTCGCCGACATCTCGCGCGCCCTGCCCAACCGGCCGGTGGAGATCTCCACAGACGGTGTACGGGCGACGGTGGTCTGCGGCTCCTCGCGCTTCACCCTCCACACCCTGCCTGTGGAGGAGTACCCGGCGCTCCCGCAGATGCCGAACGCGACGGGCACGGTCCCCGGCGAGGTCTTCGCCTCCGCCGTGCAGCAGGTGGCGATCGCGGCCGGCCGCGACGACACGCTGCCCGTGCTGACCGGTGTCCGCATCGAGATCGAGGGCGACACCGTCACGCTGGCCTCCACCGACCGCTACCGCTTCGCGGTCCGCGAGTTCCTGTGGAAGCCGGAGAACCCGGACGCCTCCGCGGTCGCCCTGGTGCCCGCCAAGACCCTGCTGGACACCGCCAAGGCGCTGACCAGCGGCGACAGCGTGATCCTGGCACTGTCCGGCTCGGGTTCCGGTGAGGGCCTGATCGGCTTCGAGGGTGCCGGGCGGCGTACGACCACGCGGCTGCTGGAGGGCGACCTCCCGAAGTACCGCACCCTGTTCCCGACCGAGTTCAACTCCGTGGCCGTCATCGAGACCGCCCCCTTCGTGGAGGCCGTCAAGCGCGTGGCGCTGGTCGCCGAGCGCAACACCCCGGTGCGCCTGAGCTTCGAGCAGGGCGTGCTGATCCTGGAGGCCGGCTCCAGCGACGACGCACAGGCTGTGGAGAGGGTCGACGCGCAGCTGGAGGGCGACGACATCTCGATCGCCTTCAACCCGACGTTCCTGCTGGACGGCCTCAGCGCGATCGACTCCCCGGTGGCGCAGCTGTCCTTCACGACGTCCACCAAGCCGGCGCTGCTCAGCGGCAAGCCCGCGGTGGACGCCGAGGCGGACGAGGCCTACAAGTACCTGATCATGCCGGTGCGCCTGAGCGGCTGA
- the gnd gene encoding phosphogluconate dehydrogenase (NAD(+)-dependent, decarboxylating), translating to MELGLVGLGKMGGNMRERIRRAGHTVIGYDRNPDLADVHSLEELVGKLHGPRVVWVMVPAGEPTQGTIDALAELLEPGDVVVDGGNSRWTDDERHAEELAAKGIGFVDCGVSGGVWGLENGYALMYGGDAENVAKVQPVFDALKPEGDLGAVHAGKVGAGHFAKMVHNGIEYAMMQAYAEGWELLEKVDSVENVREVFRSWQEGTVIRSWLLDLAVNALAEDEHLEQLRGYAQDSGEGRWTVEAAIDNAVPLPAITASLFARFSSRQDDSPQMKMIAALRNQFGGHAVEKK from the coding sequence ATGGAGCTCGGTCTCGTCGGCCTCGGCAAGATGGGCGGCAACATGCGCGAGCGGATCCGCCGCGCCGGCCACACCGTCATCGGATACGACCGCAACCCGGACCTCGCCGATGTCCACAGCCTGGAAGAGCTTGTGGGCAAGCTGCACGGCCCGCGCGTGGTCTGGGTGATGGTCCCGGCCGGCGAGCCCACCCAGGGCACGATCGACGCCCTCGCCGAGCTGCTGGAGCCCGGCGACGTGGTCGTGGACGGCGGGAACTCCCGCTGGACGGACGACGAGAGGCACGCCGAGGAACTGGCCGCCAAGGGCATCGGCTTCGTCGACTGCGGCGTCTCCGGCGGTGTGTGGGGCCTGGAGAACGGCTATGCGCTGATGTACGGCGGCGACGCGGAGAACGTCGCCAAGGTGCAGCCGGTCTTCGACGCGCTCAAGCCGGAGGGCGACCTCGGCGCCGTGCACGCCGGCAAGGTCGGGGCGGGCCACTTCGCCAAGATGGTCCACAACGGCATCGAGTACGCGATGATGCAGGCCTACGCCGAGGGCTGGGAGCTGCTGGAGAAGGTCGACTCCGTGGAGAACGTCCGCGAGGTCTTCCGCTCCTGGCAGGAGGGCACCGTCATCCGCTCCTGGCTGCTCGACCTGGCGGTGAACGCCCTCGCCGAGGACGAGCACCTGGAGCAGCTGAGGGGCTACGCGCAGGACTCCGGCGAGGGCCGGTGGACCGTGGAGGCGGCCATCGACAACGCCGTGCCGCTGCCCGCGATAACGGCCTCGCTGTTCGCGCGGTTCTCCTCGCGTCAGGACGACTCGCCGCAGATGAAGATGATCGCCGCGCTGCGCAACCAGTTCGGCGGTCACGCCGTGGAGAAGAAGTAG